The window GCGGGTGACGCTCGTCGACGGCCGGATCACCGACGTGACCGCGCTCGCCCGGCCCTCCGGCAACTCCCGGGACCGGGAGATCAGCGGCTACGCCATCCCGCGGCTGCGCGGGGAGGCGCTGACAGCGCAGAGCGCGGACATCGACACCGTCTCGGGGGCGACGTACACCAGTGACGGATACCGCCGCTCGCTCCAGTCCGCGCTGGACACGGCCGGGCGCCGAACCTCGTCCGGACGCTGAACGCGGGGCCGTCGTGGCACGTATTCCAGGGCCAAGGGACCATGCCCCCCTTGATTCCGTCCACGGAGGAACCGTGACCACCACGCTCGCAGGCGGCCGCGCCGCCCGGCGCCAGACGATGCGCCGCATCCGGCCGCGCCGCTCCCCCGCCGTCCTGCTGCTGGCCGCCGTCTGGGCGGGCGCGGCCGGCGTCATCTGGCTGTGGTGGACGAACACCCCGTCCATCGACGGCACCGCCGGGAGGGTACTGAACGCGGGCCGGATCACCGGCCTGCTCGCCGGTTACCTGATGGCGCTGGTCGTGCTCCAGATGGCGCGGGTGCCCGCCCTGGAGCGGCGGGTGGGCTCCGACCGGGTCGCGCGCTGGCACGCCATGACCGGCCGGTACACGCTCTGCCTGGTCCTCGCGCACGTCTTCCTCACCATGTGGGGCTACGCGCTGCTCGGCGGCAAGTCGCTCGGCGACATCGTGGGGCAGACCGTGGAGTCCGTGGAGCAGTTGCCCGACATGGGCAAGGCCGCGATCGGCACCGGTCTGCTGGTGGTCATCGGACTGGTCTCGATCGGCCCGGTGCGCCGCCGGATGCCGTACGACACGTGGTACCACGTGCACCTGTTCACCTACGCCGCGGTGTTCCTGACGTTCTGGCACCAGATCACCACCGGCAACGACTTCGCCGTGGAGCCGGTCGCCAGGACCTTCTGGTACGGCCTGTACGGCGTGGTGACCGCGCTGGTGCTCTGGTACCGGATCATCACCCCGATCCGGCTGAACCTGCGCCACCGCATGCGGGTGGAGGCGGTGATCGAGGAGGCGCCGGGCATCGTGTCGGTGCTGATCGCCGGCCACAAGCTGCACCGGATGGGCGCGGAGGCCGGGCAGTTCTTCCGCTGGCGGTTCCTGGCGCCGGGCATGCGGTTCTCCTCCCACCCGTACTCGCTGTCTGCGGCGCCCCGCCCCGGCCTGCTGCGCATCACCGTCAAGGCGATCGGCGACCACAGCGCCGGGCTGCGCGAACTCACCCCCGGCACCCGGGTGTGGGCGGAGGGACCGTACGGCGCGCTCACCGCTTCCCGGCGCAGCCGCGGCAAGGTGCTGCTGGTGGCGGGCGGGGTGGGCATCACGCCGATGCGGGCGCTGTTCGAGACGCTGCCCGGCGCGGCCGGCGACATCACCCTGCTGTACCGGGCCAACAGCACCCAGGAGCTGGCCCTGTGGGGCGAGTTGGCGAAGATCGCCGACGAGCGCGGCGCCCGGCTGATGTACGCGGTGAACAGCCCGGACGGGGAACGCCCCGACATCTCCGCCGAGTCGCTGCGCCGCAAGATCGCCGACATCGACCGCCACGACGTCTTCATGTGCGGCCCGCCCGGGTTCGCGCAGTCGGTGTACGAGGCACTGCGCGGCGCGGGAGTCCCCGCCCGCCGCATCCATCACGAGTCGTTCGAGATGTGAGCGACGGGCCCGCGGAACGTCCGCGGACACCACAGGACTTACGGGACTCACGGAATTCAGGAGCTCATCGGCGATGAGGAAGAGCCATCCCATCCGACGTGCCGTGCTGGCCGGCGCCGCGACCGTGTCCGGCATCGTGCTGCTGCTGTCGCTGAAGCCGGCCTCGGACCCCGCCTCCGCCTCGGCGGCCGGCGCGGCGCCGCAGCAGACCGCGGCGGCCCAGGAGGCACCGCAGGGCGGCAGCGGCGCGCAGCGGACGGGCACGCAGTCCGTCACGGGCGACGTGGCCCGGACCGAGTACGGCGACGTGCAGGTACGGCTGACCGTCAGCGACGGCAGGATCACCGCGGCGGAGGCCGTGCGGGCGCCGCAGGGCGGGGTCAGCGGCCAGAAGAGCGAACTGGCCGTGCCCAAGCTCAACCAGGAGGCCGTGGCCGCGCAGAACGCGAACATCGACACCGTCTCCGGAGCCACGTACACCAGCGGCGGCTACAAGAAGTCGCTCCAGTCGGCACTGGACAGGATGACGGCGAGCGGTGC of the Streptomyces sp. NBC_01788 genome contains:
- a CDS encoding FMN-binding protein: MHALRKNRPLRRVVLAGAATVSGLVMLLSLKPHTPPRIAADPAPAPSGGSSSSGAAGGTRTVTGETVRTRWGPVQVRVTLVDGRITDVTALARPSGNSRDREISGYAIPRLRGEALTAQSADIDTVSGATYTSDGYRRSLQSALDTAGRRTSSGR
- a CDS encoding ferredoxin reductase family protein, giving the protein MTTTLAGGRAARRQTMRRIRPRRSPAVLLLAAVWAGAAGVIWLWWTNTPSIDGTAGRVLNAGRITGLLAGYLMALVVLQMARVPALERRVGSDRVARWHAMTGRYTLCLVLAHVFLTMWGYALLGGKSLGDIVGQTVESVEQLPDMGKAAIGTGLLVVIGLVSIGPVRRRMPYDTWYHVHLFTYAAVFLTFWHQITTGNDFAVEPVARTFWYGLYGVVTALVLWYRIITPIRLNLRHRMRVEAVIEEAPGIVSVLIAGHKLHRMGAEAGQFFRWRFLAPGMRFSSHPYSLSAAPRPGLLRITVKAIGDHSAGLRELTPGTRVWAEGPYGALTASRRSRGKVLLVAGGVGITPMRALFETLPGAAGDITLLYRANSTQELALWGELAKIADERGARLMYAVNSPDGERPDISAESLRRKIADIDRHDVFMCGPPGFAQSVYEALRGAGVPARRIHHESFEM
- a CDS encoding FMN-binding protein; this translates as MRKSHPIRRAVLAGAATVSGIVLLLSLKPASDPASASAAGAAPQQTAAAQEAPQGGSGAQRTGTQSVTGDVARTEYGDVQVRLTVSDGRITAAEAVRAPQGGVSGQKSELAVPKLNQEAVAAQNANIDTVSGATYTSGGYKKSLQSALDRMTASGAPSGSSSGAPSGSSSGAPSGSSSGAPSGSSSSGAAGSGAAQARTVTGETAQTDYGPVQVRITVTDGRITKAEAVQAPQGGLSGQKSELAVPKLNQEAVAAQNANIDTVSGATYTSGGYKKSLQSALDKAGG